Genomic DNA from Burkholderiales bacterium:
CTCCTGACCCTCAACCCCTGCGGCCTTTATTGCCCCGCTGGCGATTTCTATATCGATCCATGGCGGCCGGTCGGGCGCGCGGTCATCACGCACGCGCATGGCGATCACGCGCGCTGGGGCAGCCAGCACTACCTTGCTGCTGCGCCGGGTTTAGCGGTGCTGCGCGCGCGCCTCGGCGATGACGCAAACGTCCAAACCGCGGCTTATGGCGAATGCATAAAGATCAACGGCACCTCGCTATCGCTGCACCCGGCGGGGCATATCCTCGGCTCGTCGCAAGTCAGAATCGAACACGGCGGCGAGGTGTGGGTGGTGACCGGCGATTACAAAGTCGAGCGCGATTCGACCTGCGCGCCGTTCGAGCCGGTGCGCTGCCATACGCTGGTCAGCGAATCGACGTTCGGCCTGCCAGTCTATCGCTGGCCAGATCAAGCCGACGTTTTCGCGAGCATGCGGGATTGGTGGCGGGCGAATCAGGAAGCCGGCAGGGCAAGCATGCTGTTCGCATACGCGCTCGGCAAAGCGCAACGCGTGATCGCCGGCATCGCGAATGGCGCCGCTGCGATCGGCGCGATCTACGCGCACGGCGCGGTCCAGAAGCTGAACGACGCTTATCGCGCGAGCGGCATAGATCTGCCGGGTACGCGTTATGCAAGCGCCGAGTTGAAGCGCGGCGAG
This window encodes:
- a CDS encoding ligase-associated DNA damage response exonuclease encodes the protein MTLNPCGLYCPAGDFYIDPWRPVGRAVITHAHGDHARWGSQHYLAAAPGLAVLRARLGDDANVQTAAYGECIKINGTSLSLHPAGHILGSSQVRIEHGGEVWVVTGDYKVERDSTCAPFEPVRCHTLVSESTFGLPVYRWPDQADVFASMRDWWRANQEAGRASMLFAYALGKAQRVIAGIANGAAAIGAIYAHGAVQKLNDAYRASGIDLPGTRYASAELKRGEWQGALIVAPPSAQGTPWLRKFGNISTGFASGWMQVRGQRRRRAIDRGFVLSDHADWPGLLSAIEASGAERIWVTHGYSSVLARWLCERGLDAKAVQTQFEGERDENGDNGTTEEAANADDAGL